The window CTCAATCTCGCTATCAAATTCATCAATGCTAGAGTATAAGGGAATGCAAGCAAGAGAGAACATAAAAAAAGAATTATCAAGAAACGAAAACTGGTATACCTCTTCATTGGGATTTGGAAACTCAATTTTCCTATCAATTCTTCCACGCCTTAGTAGAGATTGGTCCTGAATGTCAATTCTATTGGTAGCCATCAATACCTGTATAGATATCGTACAAAAACTACGATATTTTCAGTCTACCAAAAGGAGAAAATAGCCAAAGCATATAGTTGACAATAACTTTAAGGTACCTTAATCTTATTAGATGCTTCAAAGCCATCAAGTTGATTGAGAAGCTCCAGCATAGTCCGCTGAACTTCACTATCCTCGTTACCACTTCCAGATTCAATACGTGCAAATCCTATGCTATCAATTTCATCCATAAAGATAATGGAAGGGGCATGCTCTCTGTTCAAAAAATACCATAATCAGGAGCACAACAtagaaaaaattgaaaataaacaCTATACTATTTAAGAATATGCCAATGAAACAAAATATTATACTGCCATAAAATCATATGAACAAATGGAGAAATAGTTGGGAATAGTGCCCTAAAAGCATTGTAATTATACTatgtttttatattattaaaaatgacATTTATTATTGAACATGTTTACATGAAATTTATTGTCTCTTAAATATCATAGAAAAATCCCTAGTTTATTGGATGTAACCATGATTTTAGTATATATAAAAGTTATATATACAAGAGAATTAAAATTATGGATAATAAACTTAAATTAAGTCCGTgatgaaattaattaaattatgggATCTTTAATTAAAGCATCACTAATGTGACCCATGAACATTAAGAATGTGACCGTCTTTTCCGGACTGTTGATGTAGAGGCATCTAGATGGGGACATTTATATATAATGAGATTATGTAGGACTTGGACCGGTTTAATTAAACATTTCATAATAAATTCCGTTActatgaaatttaaattaaatcacaaaGATGATCATATATGAATAAATCTGAATCTTGAAGTGATTATAGACTCCTGTTCATTTCAATGTGATTCTTGATTTGCTTGTTTAAAGTTTGCAATTATGCATTCTCAATACTTGCATTTTAGATTTACATTTGAAATTAATGGCTGAGAATATAAATTCACAGACATGGAATCCATTCCTTCTTGCGAGAAGCAGAAAAATAATTCTCTCATTTGTTAATTCTAGAACTGAGTGTTGGCccaattaatttataattgaaTTATAAATTGAACCACTCACTAGTGAATTAATGGTAAATGAGGATAAGAAGTAATTGAAGAGGTAAACGGAAAATTCCTAGCTTCAATTATGAATTGTCTATGGAGGATTAATTCATATGTAATGATTATATCAATGGACTACTCATTTTGTAGAGTAAATATTTCACAATGAAGAAGAGTGCAATTTCATATTTTTAGTGGAGTAATTATGGAATTAATAAGTTGggtaaattatttaaagagtttaattatttatctaatTTATTAGAGCTTCTAATTATGAGTCCATGGTCCCCAGTACGTTTTTCAAATTAATGACGGATAAGAAATGCAATTTAGAAATTACTCGAGATAATGGAAATTTGTTTCCATATCATCAAAGGCTtagatataaatataatttaatatg is drawn from Primulina eburnea isolate SZY01 chromosome 10, ASM2296580v1, whole genome shotgun sequence and contains these coding sequences:
- the LOC140803960 gene encoding 26S proteasome regulatory subunit 8 homolog B-like isoform X1, which translates into the protein MVRELFVMAREHAPSIIFMDEIDSIGFARIESGSGNEDSEVQRTMLELLNQLDGFEASNKIKVLMATNRIDIQDQSLLRRGRIDRKIEFPNPNEEVYQFSFLDNSFFMFSLACIPLYSSIDEFDSEIELPNIYKMRCAAFVQ
- the LOC140803960 gene encoding 26S proteasome regulatory subunit 8 homolog B-like isoform X2, which encodes MVRELFVMAREHAPSIIFMDEIDSIGFARIESGSGNEDSEVQRTMLELLNQLDGFEASNKIKVLMATNRIDIQDQSLLRRGRIDRKIEFPNPNEEIFKDHVRQQHYTFDFHMANVRILFSLGLTF
- the LOC140803960 gene encoding 26S proteasome regulatory subunit 8 homolog B-like isoform X3 encodes the protein MVRELFVMAREHAPSIIFMDEIDSIGFARIESGSGNEDSEVQRTMLELLNQLDGFEASNKIKVLMATNRIDIQDQSLLRRGRIDRKIEFPNPNEESRFDILKIHSRKMNIM